A section of the Rossellomorea marisflavi genome encodes:
- a CDS encoding LysR family transcriptional regulator, translated as MTIEQLKYIVEIGKTGSLKAAAEQLHITLPALSQSIKQLEKELNIPIFHRSRRGSIPTEEGRRLIEKAQVVLLKLQDFMDEVETYTETMNGEIKVATYPGPMEILVRVITELKREYPNVKASVYENSTEFIIDRVLEGEVDVGFITYTEKEEKRYRNLVFKKLVDGHMVAAVNKHSPLAKETLITQDMLIGQPIVLYNDKYIQEFMKGFSSLPFDILFTTNNVDTIRLALETNTAINIGFDYAFRTDAGLSRSDEYVLVNFAPPYYKTYSFGYFYNANNGLSRVIREFLKRVRSVIVD; from the coding sequence ATGACAATCGAACAGTTGAAGTATATAGTCGAAATCGGAAAAACCGGCTCCCTGAAGGCAGCGGCAGAACAACTCCACATCACCCTCCCTGCCCTTAGCCAGTCAATCAAACAGTTGGAAAAAGAACTCAACATCCCCATCTTCCATCGTTCCAGAAGAGGCTCGATCCCGACCGAGGAAGGACGCCGGCTCATCGAAAAAGCCCAGGTTGTCCTCTTGAAGCTCCAGGATTTCATGGATGAAGTCGAAACCTACACTGAAACCATGAACGGCGAGATCAAGGTCGCCACCTATCCCGGTCCCATGGAGATCCTCGTGCGCGTCATCACGGAGCTGAAGCGGGAATACCCGAACGTCAAGGCGTCCGTCTATGAAAACAGTACCGAGTTCATCATCGACCGCGTCCTCGAAGGCGAAGTCGACGTCGGCTTCATCACCTATACGGAAAAAGAAGAAAAGCGATACCGCAATCTCGTTTTCAAAAAGCTCGTCGACGGTCATATGGTTGCCGCCGTCAACAAGCACTCCCCCCTTGCCAAGGAAACGCTCATCACCCAGGACATGCTCATCGGCCAGCCCATCGTCCTATACAACGACAAGTACATTCAGGAATTCATGAAGGGCTTCAGCTCTCTCCCCTTCGACATCCTGTTCACCACCAACAACGTCGACACGATCCGCCTCGCCCTCGAGACCAACACGGCCATCAACATCGGCTTCGACTACGCCTTCCGCACCGACGCAGGATTATCCCGAAGCGACGAATACGTACTCGTGAACTTCGCCCCGCCTTATTATAAGACGTATTCCTTCGGGTATTTTTATAACGCCAATAATGGATTGTCCCGGGTCATCCGGGAGTTTTTGAAGCGGGTGCGGTCGGTGATTGTGGATTAG
- a CDS encoding MBL fold metallo-hydrolase, which yields MNIIQLSPHVYKCVFSINVSVEIPVNVWLVKDGEDVYIIDTGVESHVDEQIKAAESLGTPKAILLTHGHSDHIKGAGEWLKAYDLPIYAHEVELPFINGEKPYPNKQAPEQNAVAGIVKALTDEILATLPVSAYLTPGHAPGHVVYYHEEDKVLMTGDLFITSREDLHPPIRKFSVDMNENIDSGAIVDDLKPALISSSHGEELEYHGELYKKYVLRYRD from the coding sequence ATGAATATCATTCAATTGTCTCCGCATGTCTATAAATGCGTTTTTTCCATCAATGTCTCCGTGGAGATCCCGGTCAATGTATGGCTGGTGAAAGATGGGGAGGATGTGTACATCATCGATACAGGCGTCGAATCGCATGTGGACGAACAAATCAAAGCAGCCGAATCACTCGGCACGCCTAAGGCGATCCTCCTGACCCACGGGCACAGCGATCACATCAAAGGGGCTGGAGAGTGGCTGAAGGCATACGATCTTCCTATCTATGCCCATGAGGTGGAACTGCCCTTCATCAACGGGGAAAAGCCCTATCCCAATAAGCAGGCACCTGAACAGAATGCAGTAGCCGGCATCGTGAAGGCGCTGACGGACGAAATCCTTGCCACTCTTCCCGTCAGTGCCTATCTGACACCCGGTCATGCTCCAGGACATGTGGTCTACTACCATGAAGAGGATAAGGTGCTCATGACAGGGGATCTCTTTATCACCAGCAGGGAAGACCTGCATCCCCCGATCCGCAAATTCAGTGTCGACATGAACGAAAACATCGACAGCGGCGCCATCGTTGACGACCTCAAGCCCGCATTGATCAGCTCGTCCCACGGTGAGGAGCTCGAGTATCATGGAGAGTTGTATAAGAAATATGTGCTTCGCTATAGGGATTAA
- a CDS encoding YwqH-like family protein has protein sequence MNLLSYLSLLQQQVAQKREQLSRLQSTVRELDDTQSEFIHSQKRVDDPELSPAVWKGNLANEFSDVRENMMTSYRDMAQNQLSETIQLMESKCQSLQYEINSLEADITREKADLERKRNEKK, from the coding sequence ATGAATCTTCTGTCCTACTTATCTTTGTTACAGCAACAAGTAGCGCAAAAACGGGAACAGCTTTCGCGACTTCAATCGACCGTCAGGGAATTGGACGATACTCAAAGTGAATTTATACATAGTCAGAAAAGAGTGGATGACCCCGAGTTATCACCGGCAGTTTGGAAAGGGAACCTTGCAAACGAATTCAGTGACGTTCGAGAGAACATGATGACCAGCTATAGGGATATGGCTCAAAATCAATTAAGTGAAACCATTCAACTAATGGAAAGTAAATGTCAATCGCTTCAATACGAAATCAATTCTTTGGAAGCAGACATCACGCGTGAAAAAGCGGATCTTGAAAGGAAACGAAACGAGAAAAAGTGA
- a CDS encoding LXG domain-containing protein, translating into MKVLDASALHEGIEKQSSKFKEQQESIEKLKSEIDNLVNLNDAFKGEAGDSIRAFYKDFHGKFLTYYTSTLENYVKVLKNVKEATTELESDPSGYISESFLSNDLTNGLDNGRNLTVGLVNDANSSISSVNDILHAPTIQDDRFLSYHQQAQKEITDTVEKLNKYDSTQSKSFDSVEEDIQLIERVIDDISGMFKNGSIQLEQYHPSDLKESKNYSEMKKIQATNQSMEFVDKMLSPFETLTTGLGWGDNILMGYHTLSTMTVGLFASKLKVNYFGGKPSLWKKITGNYEFSMKMDDSWTSKSKHSSKLAKKILDFSKAPTPSNPLLKQAHKLVKSYKSPSHLYKHVAGFPKNANRIKKDFLKNSIVSRVTNSTSDFIGDAAKKVAASKGITNFGKRLPIVGNAVTILSNFGEFTSPENSKMSTAERAGRFIGGMGTDLAAVAVGAKVGATIGSVGGPVGIVVGAAVGGLVGGVVSSKFGDNIKDVTGKVGKEIGKKANEIGDKALKKAKKVKDSVLGWFN; encoded by the coding sequence GTGAAGGTGCTGGATGCGAGTGCTCTTCATGAAGGTATTGAAAAACAGAGCAGTAAGTTTAAAGAACAGCAAGAAAGCATTGAAAAGCTAAAAAGTGAAATTGATAATCTCGTCAACTTGAATGACGCGTTCAAAGGAGAAGCAGGAGATTCCATCCGTGCCTTCTATAAAGATTTTCACGGAAAGTTCTTAACTTACTATACTTCGACTCTTGAAAATTATGTGAAAGTATTAAAAAATGTTAAAGAGGCCACAACGGAATTGGAATCCGATCCATCCGGATATATTAGTGAATCCTTCCTATCAAATGATCTTACCAATGGACTGGACAATGGACGTAATTTAACCGTGGGATTAGTGAACGACGCCAATTCCTCCATAAGCAGTGTCAATGATATCCTCCATGCTCCCACAATCCAAGATGATCGTTTTTTGAGCTACCATCAACAAGCTCAGAAAGAGATTACGGATACCGTTGAAAAACTGAATAAGTATGATTCGACACAGTCTAAGAGCTTTGATTCTGTGGAGGAAGATATTCAGTTGATAGAAAGGGTTATTGATGATATTAGTGGGATGTTCAAAAATGGGAGTATACAGCTTGAACAATATCATCCTTCTGATCTTAAAGAGTCAAAGAATTATAGTGAAATGAAAAAAATACAAGCAACTAATCAATCTATGGAGTTTGTCGATAAAATGCTTTCTCCTTTTGAAACCTTAACCACCGGTTTGGGTTGGGGAGATAACATATTAATGGGTTATCATACTTTAAGCACTATGACTGTTGGTTTATTTGCTTCCAAATTAAAGGTTAATTATTTTGGAGGAAAACCTTCGTTGTGGAAAAAAATAACAGGTAACTATGAATTCAGTATGAAAATGGATGATTCATGGACTAGCAAATCAAAACATAGCTCAAAACTTGCAAAGAAAATTCTCGATTTCTCAAAAGCTCCAACTCCTTCAAACCCATTGCTAAAGCAAGCTCATAAATTAGTGAAATCATATAAAAGCCCATCACACTTATATAAGCATGTGGCCGGATTTCCAAAGAATGCAAATAGAATCAAGAAAGATTTTTTGAAAAATAGTATTGTTAGTCGTGTAACCAATAGTACATCAGATTTTATCGGAGATGCTGCTAAAAAAGTAGCAGCTTCGAAAGGAATTACTAATTTTGGGAAACGTTTGCCTATTGTAGGAAATGCAGTAACAATATTATCTAACTTTGGTGAGTTCACATCGCCTGAGAATTCTAAAATGAGTACGGCAGAACGAGCAGGACGCTTCATTGGTGGTATGGGAACAGACTTAGCTGCAGTGGCCGTTGGTGCAAAAGTTGGTGCGACTATTGGTAGCGTAGGAGGTCCGGTAGGCATTGTTGTGGGTGCTGCCGTTGGTGGATTAGTGGGCGGTGTAGTAAGTTCTAAGTTTGGAGATAACATTAAAGACGTTACAGGTAAAGTTGGAAAAGAAATTGGGAAGAAAGCAAATGAAATTGGTGATAAAGCATTGAAGAAAGCCAAAAAGGTTAAAGATTCAGTTTTAGGTTGGTTTAATTAG
- a CDS encoding 2,3-butanediol dehydrogenase, translating to MKALRWHDQKDIRLEEIEEPVTGAGQVKMKVKWCGICGSDLHEYLGGPIFIPVDEPHPLTGEKAPVTLGHEFSGEVVEVGEGVSNYKVGDRVVVEPIFATHGHQGAYNLDEQMGFLGLAGGGGGLSEYVAVDEELLFKLPDDLSYEQGALVEPSAVALYAVRSSKVKAGDKVAVFGCGPIGLLVIEALKAAGATDIYAVELSPERQAKAEELGAIVVNPAEVDDTVAEISRLTGGGVDVSFEVTGVPVVLRQAIQSTGIGGETIIVSIWEQGAEILPNDIVIKERTVKGIIGYRDVYPAVLSLMQKGYFSADKLVTKRIPLDDVIEEGFQSLIKEKNQVKILVQSEQK from the coding sequence ATGAAAGCACTAAGATGGCATGACCAGAAAGACATTCGTTTGGAAGAAATCGAAGAACCGGTGACAGGTGCCGGTCAGGTGAAAATGAAAGTGAAATGGTGTGGAATCTGCGGTAGTGATCTTCATGAATACTTGGGCGGACCGATCTTCATCCCGGTCGATGAGCCCCATCCTCTTACGGGCGAAAAAGCGCCTGTCACCCTCGGACATGAGTTCTCCGGTGAAGTCGTGGAAGTCGGAGAAGGCGTGAGCAATTATAAAGTAGGCGACCGCGTTGTCGTGGAACCGATCTTCGCCACACATGGCCACCAAGGCGCTTATAATCTCGATGAGCAAATGGGCTTCCTTGGACTTGCAGGCGGCGGTGGCGGCTTGAGTGAATACGTGGCTGTCGATGAAGAGCTCCTCTTCAAGCTTCCGGATGACCTTTCCTATGAACAGGGCGCACTTGTGGAACCGTCTGCTGTGGCCCTATACGCGGTACGTTCAAGTAAAGTAAAGGCAGGGGATAAAGTCGCGGTGTTCGGATGCGGGCCGATCGGGCTTCTTGTGATCGAAGCATTGAAAGCCGCTGGTGCAACCGATATCTATGCCGTCGAGCTTTCTCCTGAGAGACAAGCCAAGGCAGAAGAACTCGGTGCGATTGTCGTCAACCCGGCCGAAGTGGACGATACCGTGGCGGAAATCAGCCGCCTCACCGGTGGAGGTGTCGATGTATCCTTCGAAGTGACAGGGGTTCCGGTCGTCCTTCGCCAAGCAATCCAGTCAACAGGGATCGGTGGCGAAACGATCATCGTCTCCATCTGGGAACAGGGAGCGGAAATCCTACCGAATGACATCGTCATCAAGGAACGGACCGTCAAAGGCATCATCGGTTACCGCGACGTGTATCCGGCCGTTCTTTCCCTCATGCAAAAAGGCTACTTCTCTGCCGACAAACTCGTCACCAAACGGATCCCTCTCGATGACGTCATCGAAGAAGGCTTCCAGAGCCTGATCAAGGAGAAGAATCAGGTGAAGATTTTGGTGCAATCAGAACAGAAGTAA